The Tenrec ecaudatus isolate mTenEca1 chromosome 13, mTenEca1.hap1, whole genome shotgun sequence genome segment CCCCACGAGGCTCCCGAGGCTCCCTCGTCTTGCAACATGAAGGACACCAGGCAGGGGAGGCAGAGCAGGCCTGGTACAAGCCAAGGGTGACACGCAGCCCTCTGTCTGCCCACACACTCCCTGCCCCCGTACTGGCCTTGCCTCTCTGcagccctctccctctctctgtgcgcgtatctgtctgtctgtctgcctgcccgtCTTTGTGCTTTTGTGTATGCTCAGAAGGCGCGATTCAGAGTGGCCAGGCCAGCTGGTGGGATGGAGGCTGCTCACCCCATTCTCTCAGACTGACGGGCATTTGTGGCTGAGCTGCCATTTGTCAACGCATCCATTCGCTGGTGTCCTAGAGGCTGCAGTGTGGGTGGCAGGATGCATCTGGCTGTGCGCGTTACATGGGCATTTTAAAGTATCCCGTATCCGTGGAGGGTCCTTGTTCTGCTTTTGACTTGTTGCTATATGCAGTAGAACAATACATCAGGCCTTCCCCTGACACCATCTCGACACCCCTGGGAGGATGGCCCTCAGTCCACCGtgtactccctgctcccagagcGGCCCGGgagaagcccacctgggcctgtCCTCCACACCTCGGCCAGTGGTCAAGCACAGCCACACTCCTCCACAATCATGTTGGGCACATCGCGCTTCACGATGTTGTATTCGTCGTCGAAGTAGAGCATGGACATGGTGCTGAGCTTGGTGGGGATGCAGCAGGAGTTTACCATGGCGGGGTTCAGCCCGCGCATGCGGTACTGATTCACCACGGCCGTGTGGAAGGAGGATGCCGACCCGGGGATTCCCGCCAGGTAGGCTGGGCAGCTGCCCTCACAGTAGTTCCCGTAGTAGCCTGTGGGTGCGATGATCCAATCGTTCCACCCGATGACACGGAAGTCAATGTAGAACTGTTGCCTGCAACAGAGGTTGGTGCGGCCGTCACACTCCAGGCCCCGCTTGCGAATTCGGTGTCTGCTGTCGCCCAGCCGCGCCTGCACCACCACGAAAGGGCGGTGGGACTCCTCGCTGGGATCCACAAACACGGGCACCACGGCCAGCTCAGGGCAACCCTCACACTGCACATCCAGGCTGAGCCGCCGCTCCCCGCGCTCAAAGAGCTCCTGGATGGCCTCGGTGAGCGGGAAGGTGTGCCAGCCACTGCGCTTAAGGTCCACCTTCTTCTCCACGACGTTCCACCGGTCGTGCCCCTGTTCCTGGAAGTACACCTTAACCCGCACCTTCCGCCGGCTGCCCTTCTCCAGAACGTATGGCAGCAATTTCAGGTACAGCCACAGGCTGGCCTGGACCACAAACAGGTTCTGGTTGCCCTCGTTGGAGATGAAGAAATACAGGCGGACCCGGGAAGAGGCAAGGCCATCTGCAGAGAAGGGGAAAACAGTCCGAGTTAGGCCCAGAAGAACACAGGTGGC includes the following:
- the INHBB gene encoding inhibin beta B chain yields the protein MDGLPGRALGAACLLLLAASWLGSEAWGSPTPPPSPAAPPPAPPSGQQDSCTSCGGFRRPEEPGRVDGDFLEAVKRHILSRLQMRGPPNITHAVPKAAMVTALRKLHAGKVREDGRVEIPHLDGHASPAAEGQERASEIISFAETDGLASSRVRLYFFISNEGNQNLFVVQASLWLYLKLLPYVLEKGSRRKVRVKVYFQEQGHDRWNVVEKKVDLKRSGWHTFPLTEAIQELFERGERRLSLDVQCEGCPELAVVPVFVDPSEESHRPFVVVQARLGDSRHRIRKRGLECDGRTNLCCRQQFYIDFRVIGWNDWIIAPTGYYGNYCEGSCPAYLAGIPGSASSFHTAVVNQYRMRGLNPAMVNSCCIPTKLSTMSMLYFDDEYNIVKRDVPNMIVEECGCA